A window of Quercus robur chromosome 12, dhQueRobu3.1, whole genome shotgun sequence genomic DNA:
AGAGCCTTCTATATGCTCGGACTCGATTTTTATAAATTGCAAATGCAGAAATCACTGACATAATGAGTCCAAAAGCACCAAGTGAGATGCCCAGAATCATTATGTCCTTTCGAGAATATTTTTCACGTCCCAAGGGCTCGATTTTATTTATGGTGGAAGTAGATATAGCTACCTTGATGAATGCAATGTTTACATCACTTAGTACCCTTCTTCCAAATCTCAATGGAAGCTTTTGCTTATGACAAACTCCATCTTTGTATGTAGCGGCTTCACAATTACAATCCTTCAAACATGCTGCTTCACAATCGTCTTTGGTCAATATTGTTAGGGAAGAAAAAGAATCATCTTCCCATACAGTATTAGGTACTGCTTTCATGATATATTTCATACTTCCATCTTTGCTCTTGCAACTTTCCGCAGTGAAATTCCTTTCACAACCGGAGCTCCAATTTCCCTCGATAACACTTGCAAAATCTGGAAGACATAAGCAATTAGCATCCTGATCATTCATAGTGCAAAACCCATTTAGACCACACAGGCCCTTAGGGTCACACTTATTATTGGAAGATGACCATATGACTGAGAAATTCCCATTCTTATGCAAATTGTGTGAGAATAGCCTGAAGATCCCATCAACATCAATTCGCATAAAATACACTACATCTTTTGTTGGATATCCGCCTTGAGTCAGATTTTTTAAGATTGTGCCGGTGGAATTGAGCAAGTAAAGATGACCATCATAATCCAGACATAGTGAAACATTACTGCCTTCTCCATTTGTACCAGAAGCCCAGTAAGAATATTCAGCCGTATCTGTGGTTTGCACTGGGTACTGCACAAGGTGTCCATCCGTCTGCATTTTCAGACGAAATATTCCTGTTGATTGATCAGATTCTGAAACACTTGAAAACAACTCATTTCCAGCTGTGAGACGCTGACCTTGTAAGAGGGTATTCGTTGGGGATTCAAAACTTTGCCATATAATCTTCTTATCAGAATTATAGAGAACAAAGTTTCCCAAATCAAGCATTGATGCTGAAGCTGCACGTTCAGGAGGATCAGCAATGGCCGTCTCTACACCTTGAGCCGATTCCATGATGAGTCTACCATCACTAGTGAAATTCAATGTAACACTAGCGAGAGCTGGAGGTTTGTCTCGGTTGGCTGTCCAGACTACTGTCTTTTCAGGAATCCCAGCCAAAAAAACTCCAACAGCATAGCCATTGGCTTGTTGGTAGAAGCCAAAGGCATAGAAACCAGATTTTGACTGCCATGAAGACTTGGAGGTAGGTGTTAAAGAAGAGCCAAGGTTTACAATGGATTCCCCTTTTTGGGCTTCTGTAGTGATAATTgctgagagaaaaataaaaaacaagagaCTTGCCATTACTAGAAAATAGCTAGTTCTCTTTCTTAATCTTTCACTCTGTTTGCAAATGAAATGTGATTCACACAGCTCCATATATAGTCAATAAAAAACAAGAGACTTGCCATGACCGAGTTATGACGTTGTCTTGAGTATTactattgaatatttttttttggaaggtgtttggaaggaaatagttaaaaaaaaaaaaagaaaaaagaaaaaaaaaaaaaaaagatgcattCTTGAGTATATATCTTTCCTAAGGATGAAAAGTCACAACTTGTGTATATTCAAAGAACTTTGCATATATAGAGTAAGAATCATTCATTTTAGTCTCTTTCTTAGCTGGGATAAGAAGTCTTTGCATGCGTTTAATTATATTCAAAGTCTTTCAGCTGGTCATCCattgaattattaattagtCATAACCCAAGCAACACGGGATGTTTAATTTCAAAGTCCCAATGCAGTGCTAAGTTTAAACCAATAACCTTGTAGTTCAATGGCacaatttttttgaatgatGAAAATTAGGATTCAAATTCCCCACCTCattattgtaactatcgaattttaaaaaaaaaaatcacagatattttagggactaaaacaaATGTTTGGCAACACAAAAACTTGACTCTGTTTGATGATTTTCCTTGAAAATGTACCCTTTGATAGTAGCTCATGGGAGCGAGCTTGAAATCTAAGAAGATGAATGGAATCAATCCAGGTAGAGCAGATGAACCACTTTTGTCAAAGTTAGCTCCAATTGTGAAATTTGGTCACACAAATTCAAAATACGGAGTCAATTGGattaaaaataactaatttatGAATGCTTTCAGGGATGTACGTATTATACCTTTACAAatttgtgtgtaattttttaatttttagaatcagTTGGATTACAATCAATGACTCAAAAAAAGATAAACTCTAAGTGTaagttgctctctctctctctctctctctcaacaaatGGAACTAATATGGACATTTGCTTGGTGTGGCAGGAAATATTTATTGGGGATTGAAATATAGCATGAAAGGATGAATCTAGTCATTATTAAAACACTAATATCATCTATGGATTAAAATTTTCCCTAAGTGGAGCTTAATACATGACATTTTTATGAGAGACAGTGCACAGACACGTTTAAAATCATGATCATATATTCTAATATCGTCAAACCGTGATAAATTGAAGAGGGAAATGATTAAACCTCACTTTCTTTTGTTCCATTTCTCTCAACTTGATTTGATTAGGTTCTAGTAACTCTTCAGTAAAATGTACCATACACGGGAGCACTATTTACTAAAGAATTTGGGTTCTAGTTatggaaaataataaagaataagtAATTAATAGGGAATAGTTGTCCTAGATGTTCTGAATCTAATTATTGGTGATTGTGAATTGGCACATTTGCCAAGTAGGACAATGCAATCTTGATCAATAAGCCTAATTGAATTAAactgttgggaaatttagactccagttgatagaattaataagttttaaacctaagttgttaattagatttattatgaataatcattgttcaaacaaacaaacatcaatatcatgtcaatatccTGCATAGCAGAATAGTagataagacaagatatgataactcaggaaaactaatgaaacaaactagtttcacagtaaaaaacctgggaggaaaccttttcaaaaagaaatcaactataataaagagaagtttcagatttagtacaaaacctttgtccctaggcTCTACATTCCcagtagatgaacttacagcagaaaccttcttcTGTTTCTgaacctctaaactcttcaatatatgaactcTCCACCCATAATCACAATTGGAACTTCCAACTGACTTCAAGAACCTCTTGAAGGTTTTCCTCATAGTAGCAAGTCTGTGGTGGTTGCTATGACTTCAGCTTTTTCACCAATGGAATCTTCAGTTCTACTTTGAAACTCTTTAGTTGGGTGAAATAGAGaaaacttggttacaaaaccctagccacataaatggagtttttctctctctaaaaagcctttTAATAGATGGATTATGATATCCTTTAAATACCGGTTCAAACGGATCTCAATTCAAGCTTCAAAAGGATCTCAATTATGGGCTTTTTTgtgttgctattttttttttttatctaggaagctcgatctatcgagcttttATCGAGAACAAAATCTCAATCTATCAAGCTGCTATCGAGCTtctatcgagaggtatcgacTGCTATTGAGGTACATgctgaaaatgtgtttttcttctTGAGCAAACTCTGTGTCTTCAACTTGGTCTTCAATTACAACTTTAAGACacatcaaaactcaataaaagacACATAATTTGGCATGGTTtgacaataccaaaacacatgAACCTAACATAAATGAAGAATGGCTACTTTGGGAGGTGGCTTAGTTGTAAGAAGTTCTTGTAATCTATCACACCTATGAAGTACAGGACTTGTGGGTTCGAATAATGGCAAGTCCCCATTAGTGCTTAGATGGTTCCATGTCATAATGCAATGCGGGAGGATTAAGTGGTGAGGGGGGAAGTGACGACACCTACTTCATCCAAATGATTTTGGCTGGTAGAATGCTTATAAGGGTCAGTTAACTTCTGTAAGAgtcaaatcttaaaaaataactaGATCATTGATTCTAATAATAGATACAACAAATGGTCCAATTCAGATccagttttggatttttaaaagGGTACAAGTAGCATAATACATTTTACATTGTACAAGGGacttaggaaaaaaattcaaacacattTTACAGTATACTAAGAGAAGAAGTTGAACTTGGAGGGATTGGGATATCTAAATTCCCTTCCAGCATTAGCAAAACCTTCTTCATTATAGGACGAAGTGATGGATCATCAAGAATGCACCAAAGTCCCACTTTAACCATTCTCTCCAATTGTCTTTTGTCAACCTCCTTACCACTCACTAGTTTGCCTACCTCATGAGCCTCAAAGCAATGATATGCCCATTCTTCAAGAATAGCTTCTTCTTCAGGAAGATTCAAGTCCACATTCTTTCTACAACATATAAGTTCCAACAACACAATTCCAAAACTACATACATCTACTTTGATTGTAATTGGTTGTTTTTGATGCCATTCTGGTGCAACATACCCTTTTGTCTCTCGAATGCCCGTAAAAGTGTTGGTTTGGTCTAGCTTTAGTAGCTTTGCCAATCCAAAGTCAGAGATTTTTGCACACCCATATTCATCTATGAGTATATTCTATGACTTTATGTCACAATAAATGATTTGTGACTCGCACTCTTCATGAAGATAAAGAATTCACTTTGCTATGTTGCgcaaaatttcaattctttcatccCAGCAAGGTTGTTTTTCAGATTTGAAAAGTTTATCTGCAAGTGACCCATTACTCATGTACTCTATAACCAAAAGCCTATTCTCTCCATCATGACAATACCCAAGTAGATGGACAAGGTTCTTGTGGTGTGTTCTACCAATAACTTTAATCTCGGTTAGAAACTCTTTTTCCCCTTCAGCCAATGCTTACTCTAGTCTTTTGATGGCTACAAGCTTTTGACCATTCAATATTGTTCCCTTGTACACGATACCAAATGATCCCCTACCTATCTCTTCCTTGAAATGATTAGTCATTTTCTCAATATCTAAATAAGTAAATGaccttagagaaaaatccaTGCTCAAACCAACATTTCCACTATTACGGACCCTTTTATATCCCCAATTCTATAAacaaaaatccccaaaattaATAACATATTGAGTTTGAAAACAGCAAGTAAGATGCTTATAATTAGTATGGCCTTTGGATGCTTTTTTTGGCTACCCATGGGCACAATGTTATATATGGTGGATGTGGACATACCTACCTTGATGAATGCTATGTTTAAATCACTTAGTACTATTCTTCCATATTTGAAAGGAAGCTTTAGCTTTTGGCACATACTATCTTTCTACATAGCGGCTTCACAGTTACAGTCCTCCAGACACGCTGCTTTGCATTCCTCTCTAGTTAATAATGGCAGAATggaaaaagaattattaaatttcCATTCAATATTGGATATTGGTTCCATGGTATAATTGATACTTCCATCTTTGCTTTTGCAACTTTCTACAGTGAAATTCCTTTCACAGCTTGAACTCCATTTCCCCTGGTTAACACTTGCAAATCCTGGAATGCATGAGCAAATGGCTTCTCCACCAATACTAGTACAAAACCCATTGAGGCCACACAAACCCTTAGGGTCACACTTATTATCAGAAGATGACCATATGACTGACCAATTGCCATTCTTGTCTAAATTGTGTGAGAATAGCCTGAAGATGCCATCGACATCAATTCTCATAAGATAGACTATGTAGGGAATTTCACCAAAACCCTAACTTgtgagaagcaaaaaaatagagaaaaacacatgctaaagaaaaacaatcacacgcacaagacaatatttaagTGGTTACAGGGCTGGCTCTATGGTGGAGCAAGAAATGCggccgcctaaggccccaagtaaaaaaaaggcccccaaattttaaccaataggattatttataatcaataaataaaataattttttttactagatgaaaaacaaataaaaaaatagagaaaaatgcaacgtcgtccacaatatttttcacaacacttttacaactaatgctaagtagtaggttgttacaacctattgttgatggcaaaaaaataattatagtgatattttcaaataaaaacaaaaaccaatttaaaatctaggatttgttataaaaaatattgtgaatgttgcacttctaaaaaaaaataataataataagagtttaattagcaaacttttactagtttccatctaaatctaccactaacaccactgttttacttaccactatcaatctaccacatcaacaagtatgaaaaattttgtcaaattttttttgtcttaaaaattccaaaaaaaaaaaaaaaaaatttctatgtagttcatgttaattaataataattttgcatctaaattaagatgatcaattttcgctttaggcccccaaatgcatcaagccgcccccGCGTGGTTAggcaatttgcctacatccATGGAGTtacagggatttcactattttcAGGGAAGAATACAATACAACATGCAACTACAATATTTTCTCTATATATGAAACACGGCAACCGACTCCACACTAAAAAACCCTAATTACAAAAGGCGGTTCCACAATGGGCTAAgcgaaccaaaaaaattttcctccagCTTGGGCCTATTGGCCCAAGCCTCTGCTCCATGAACTAAGCCtcagtaaatctcccattaaaaaccacgcaataTTATTCGGGTCAGGTCAGGTCGTCGAActggatcaaacaaaactaggctccacaaagcccaataGACTATATCTTTTATCGGATATCCGCCTTGCGTCAGATTTTTTAGGTATGTATTGGTATTGAGCAAGTAGAGATGGCCATCATCATCAAGACATAGTGAAACATTATCACCTTTTCCACCTATCCAAGAAGTCCAATAAGAATGTGGAGTCGTGTCTGAGGTTTGCACTGGGTACTGCACAAGGTTTCCATCTATCTAAATTTTCAATCGAAATATTCTTGTTGATTGATCAGATTCTAAAACACTCGAAACCAGCTCTTTTCCCGCTGTGAGGCCCTAACCCCATAAAAGAGTATTGGTTGGAATATCAAAACTTTGCTATATTATCTTATTATTAGAAttatagagaacaaaatttcCCGAATCAAGCATTGATGCGAATATTGCACCGTCTGAAGGATTGGCAATGTTGGTCTCTTTGCCTTGTGCTGATTGCAGGATGATTCTACCATCGATAGTGAAATTCAATGTAGCATAAGCAAGAACTGGAGGATCGTCTCGGTTAGTTGTCCAGACTACTGTCTTTTCAGGAATCCCAGCAAGAAAAACTCCTATAGCATAGCCATTGGCTTGTTGGTAGAAGCCAAACGCATATAGACCAGAGCGTGATAGCCATGAAGAATTGGTGGTAGGTGTTAAAAAAGAGCCAAGGTTTACAATGGATTCCCCTTGTTGAGCTTCTGTAGTGATAATTgctgagagaaaaataaaaaacaagagcCTTGCCATTACTAGAAAATAGCTAGTTCTCTCTGTCATTTTTTCACTCTGTTTGCAAATGAAATGCGACTAACTCAGCTCCATATATAGTCAACAAAAAACAAGAGACTTGCCATTACCAAGTTATGATGTTGTCTTGagtattaatattaaatatgtttttttggAAGTTGTTTGGAAggaaatagttttttaaaaaaaatgaagcattCTTGAGTATATATCTTTCCTAAGGATGAAAAGTCACAACTTGTGTATATTCAAAGAACTTTGCATATATAGAATAAGAATCATTCAAATGGAGCTAAGAATTCAATCCTCCTCCATATATTATAAATAGTCAATTTCCTTCTACATATTAGATATAGTCAATAAAACGAACAATGTCTCAAGTATTTGTCTCTAATAGCTGACTAAGTGTTAGTTTGGATACAAAATGCATTTGCGTTTGTGAATgggctactttttttttgtgggtcccgtgcactgtttatAGGACCCGCAAGTACAAAtttcagcaaatttttctttaaaattgggtctcacagcactattcacatatttaaaaattattttgctacagtgttttcaattttcagttttcagcgataagcggtatccaaacagaccctaagatCTACATGAAGACCAAATATATGCATACATATGTCATACGAATATTCTTGAATGCTGCAAAATTAAGGTACCTAGTATATACTCATTCTATGTTGATGTGGCTGCAACAACCGAACTGgacttttttaaaaagaaaaggaaacagcAAGATAGTTGCCATTTGGGACAGTATCTTCCCCATCTATTTTCCTTTCACATTGTTTTGAAATGGAAAATGAATACTAGAGTCATTTAGGAGTTAAGAATTTAATTCACATCTAtatgttagggtcatattttctatgtattgGTTTATCCTTaaacaaaatacactttacttgtaattaggtagatctaagtTGAGTTTAATGTATCAAGAAGTATGTGAAGTTTACTTtacaagtggtatcattaaAGTTATGAAGAttgaatcaaaaaaaaaaaaaaaactaattcagTGAAGCTTGACACTAGCATCTATTGAGACTTAATGAAGGATTCTCGACACAAGCTCAATACCTCCAAGTGTACAATAGAGAGGAGAAAAGATGGCTTTCCTCAACCCAAGCTGAGGGTACCCTTAACTCCTTAGCATTATTAGTCAACAGCCAACATGTTCGCTGACTTATTACACAATCTAGAACTGTCCTATAGGATATATGTCTTGCTTACTACAACATAAATATGTTCTAACACGTCAGAAATTTCCTTCAAACATGGTTCTTGCAACTCAATTGATGTCAGCAACTATGAGTTGGCAAACTTCGCAATCAAATCCCTGATCCACAGTTCATGACATGAGTGTAATGCTCCCAATAGAGTGTGGTAGTCATCCACTATGGGTTTCCTTGGCATGGAATTAATTTAGTATGGATTGTAATAGGAGAACCATGACTATCTCTAAAAATAATGTTCAAGCATGTATAATTGGTGGCTTTGAAAAAAAGGCCCGTGACATATCCAGTTTGAGATGAGGAGAAACAGGAGCAGTAGTTGTTGGCTCACTTTTTTGAACCTAAATACTTAATGGtcctaaatttaaattttcatatctaataataaaaataaataaataacccataTTGTATAGAAAATATTCCTAATGATTGACaattgaggggaaaaaaaggcaCATGATTAACTACAACTGGGAAACTTTAACTTATGATTTACTTAGTTGATGTGTTCAAAAAATTGTCCAAGTTCTTTGCATTGAGATAGCATCCATGTGTTTTAGAGCAAACACCATCTAAAACCTCACTTGCAATGTTATATTAAGCAGCAAAAGAAggattaatggaaaaaaaaatagatttgttaTTATAAATAGTCATTTCTTGCCACATATTATATATAGTCAATAAAacatgttaggacatatgtgagaagtgttagaaacatatgtgatgtaaattggctaatcctttgataaaatgcactttacttataattaggtagatctaaaatgggtttagtacttcaaggaacaagagttcaagtttagtattaaagccatgcaaatctgtctaagaaacaaatgaaaaagtgttgttcattaaaacttgacagatagCTTGACAGAATcatatctatcaaggtttaatgcTGAAGCTTGTAAGAAGCTCGAAAGTAGCTGTATTTgtcgagaattatgaaattagaattttcaaatctgatttcacgcatatccatgtgtatttgtgtagagtttcttttctcacaaccctgacatatataaggattattttaagggccgtcacatgatgatgcaacttgatgcaaagtgattatacatgcatattgtaactggagacaatttgccctagttcatatTTCTCTCTATAGAAGCTACTGTGTCTTTGcaccaagggttttgtgacaaAGGAGCGttttgatcttcattattggatgaattgaagaactttacagccaacatgTTTGTAACGCcctaaaatcataaataataaaagtctATTCGATCTAAGtaatccataaaaaatattaaataaaagcaaCTAGCAATCTAAAATCTCATCACAAATGTTAGAGCTCTAATCCACCAAAGAtaaaacatcctcaaaataattctccagtacaatgtttaatgccataaaaataataataaaatcctcaaTTCCACAAAATAATTCATAACTGTTGTCTTCCCAAAACCTCTACTCCAATAATCCCTCTaataaagggggggggggggtgagatcactcaataagtggaattcactaacattggggtgtgggaacaaacctttcaaataaataattcttacaacaaattcataacttgtaactcatcaatattttatcatcaactacttcatataaatatatatatatatatatatctttatattgtgagccattGTAATACATATATCAATACCATCATATAAACAATTTTCTAGGCTTTTCTCATGGTCAACGTTTACGCCTTGTTGACAGGATTGTGCTATCCCCTTTTAGGGCTAAAACCTCCTTTTCATTGCTTTTCTTAAGGatggctcctttggaacctaaaAGTGCACTCCCTTGTTAAGGAGCTTCCTTTTAGGATCCTTAATAGTATACTTCCTTGCTAAGGAGTTATCAAATGTGCATTGTCTCCTTTTCTGGGACCGTCCCTTGTTAAGGACTAGCTGCAGTATGAATGTCCCTTACTAAGGACTGAATACAATATTGAGCTTTTAATCACAATTTGCCAtcggttttcaaaacatattcaatatgctcaaaaaaatataatccattcaaaattctcaaaaatataaagatatattcacacatacaagtttaaataaatttataagtttttcataaaacgaatagtcaa
This region includes:
- the LOC126709310 gene encoding G-type lectin S-receptor-like serine/threonine-protein kinase LECRK1 translates to MASLLFFIFLSAIITTEAQKGESIVNLGSSLTPTSKSSWQSKSGFYAFGFYQQANGYAVGVFLAGIPEKTVVWTANRDKPPALASVTLNFTSDGRLIMESAQGVETAIADPPERAASASMLDLGNFVLYNSDKKIIWQSFESPTNTLLQGQRLTAGNELFSSVSESDQSTGIFRLKMQTDGHLVQYPVQTTDTAEYSYWASGTNGEGSNVSLCLDYDGHLYLLNSTGTILKNLTQGGYPTKDVVYFMRIDVDGIFRLFSHNLHKNGNFSVIWSSSNNKCDPKGLCGLNGFCTMNDQDANCLCLPDFASVIEGNWSSGCERNFTAESCKSKDGSMKYIMKAVPNTVWEDDSFSSLTILTKDDCEAACLKDCNCEAATYKDGVCHKQKLPLRFGRRVLSDVNIAFIKVAISTSTINKIEPLGREKYSRKDIMILGISLGAFGLIMSVISAFAIYKNRVRAYRRLSNSGNVDLSMDVSLRSFTYSDLEKMTNGFKEELGRGSFGTVYKGTIWNGQKIVAVKKLEKVLTEGEREFQTEMKVIGRTHHKNLVRLLGYCHDGENRLLVYEYMSNGSLADILFKPEKKLCWDERIEIARNIAKGILYLHEECESQIIHCDIKPQNILMDEYRCPKISDFGLAKLLKPDQTNTFTGIRGTKGYVAPEWHRNQPVTVKADVYSFGIVLLELICCRKSVDWSFPEEEAILEEWAYSCFEARELDKLVSGKDVDKRQLERIFKVGLWCILNEPSLRPSMKKVLLMLEGTVDVPIPPSPTSFLSTV